Proteins from a genomic interval of Lelliottia amnigena:
- the gmuC_2 gene encoding PTS system lactose/cellobiose family transporter subunit IIC — protein sequence MNNVLGFLEAKLMPLAAKTAQQRHLGAIRGAYVSFMPFIIVGSILLVISSFPNQTYQQFMSQAFGASWSAIIEIPFNAVFSTMSLFISFLVAYRLAEHYNEDRVSCGILALVSFLILTPFIKVAENGGITVIPVEWIGSKGLFVAMIGSLLWTELFCWLKRKNLVIKMPEGVPPAVQESFAALIPALVVMILVLMIRIAFENTHYNTIHQFIYDVVATPVRHYGTSYFGALMTVFSITILWSVGINSGSMINGIIRPLWMENQTDNIAAIQAGVTPPHIITEQFFDMIWMGGAGATLSLVIAMLIFARSKNMREVARLGAGASVFNINEPILFGLPVIMNPIMLIPFNLVPLVLVTVQYAAMQLGAVAVTTGVFIPWTLPPVISGFIVTGHISGSVMQLLNLLIGAMLYLPFMRILDKQYRAAELATAMPTETTLAKQE from the coding sequence ATGAACAATGTTCTGGGATTTCTTGAAGCAAAACTGATGCCACTGGCGGCTAAAACGGCTCAGCAGCGTCATCTGGGGGCTATTCGTGGCGCCTATGTTTCTTTCATGCCATTTATTATTGTCGGCTCGATCCTGCTGGTTATCTCTTCTTTCCCTAATCAGACCTACCAGCAGTTTATGTCTCAGGCTTTTGGTGCGAGCTGGAGCGCCATTATCGAGATCCCCTTCAATGCAGTGTTCTCCACAATGTCGCTGTTTATCAGCTTCCTCGTCGCCTACCGACTGGCGGAGCACTACAATGAAGACCGCGTGTCGTGCGGCATTCTTGCGCTGGTCAGTTTCCTGATCCTCACGCCGTTTATCAAAGTGGCAGAGAACGGCGGCATCACGGTCATACCCGTGGAATGGATCGGCAGCAAAGGGCTCTTTGTGGCGATGATTGGCTCGCTGCTGTGGACTGAATTGTTCTGCTGGCTCAAGCGCAAAAATCTGGTGATCAAAATGCCAGAAGGCGTACCGCCTGCGGTACAGGAATCGTTCGCCGCGCTGATCCCCGCACTGGTGGTCATGATTCTGGTGCTGATGATTCGCATCGCGTTTGAAAACACCCACTACAACACCATTCACCAGTTCATCTACGACGTGGTCGCCACGCCAGTGCGCCATTACGGGACATCCTACTTTGGTGCGCTGATGACGGTGTTCAGCATCACCATTCTGTGGTCAGTGGGCATTAACTCCGGCTCAATGATTAACGGCATTATTCGTCCACTGTGGATGGAAAATCAGACCGACAATATCGCCGCCATTCAGGCTGGCGTCACCCCGCCGCACATTATCACCGAACAGTTTTTTGACATGATTTGGATGGGCGGCGCAGGTGCAACGCTGTCTCTGGTCATTGCTATGCTGATTTTTGCTCGCAGTAAAAACATGCGCGAAGTGGCACGACTTGGCGCGGGGGCGTCGGTATTTAACATCAATGAGCCAATTCTGTTTGGTCTGCCGGTCATCATGAATCCGATCATGCTCATCCCGTTCAATCTGGTGCCGCTGGTGCTCGTCACCGTGCAATATGCCGCGATGCAACTCGGCGCGGTGGCGGTGACGACGGGTGTGTTCATCCCCTGGACGCTACCGCCGGTGATCAGTGGATTTATCGTCACCGGGCACATTAGCGGCAGCGTGATGCAGCTCCTCAATCTGCTTATCGGCGCGATGCTCTACCTGCCGTTTATGCGCATCCTGGACAAACAATACCGCGCCGCGGAGCTTGCCACCGCGATGCCAACTGAAACCACGCTGGCTAAACAGGAGTAA
- the bglA_1 gene encoding 6-phospho-beta-glucosidase encodes MPVFKEGFLWGGAVAAHQLEGGWKEGGKGVSVADVMTVGAHGVPREITNGVLPGKNYPNHEAIDFYHRYKEDIKLFAELGFKCFRTSIAWTRLFPNGDELEPNEAGLQFYDDLFDECRKYGIEPVITLSHFEMPYHLVTEYGGWRNRKLIDFFVRFATVAFERYQHKVKYWMTFNEINNQANFHEDFAPFTNSGLKYEPGEDREPVMFQAAHYELVASALAVKAGREINPSLQIGCMIAMCPIYPLSCAPNDIMMAMNAMHRRYWFTDVHVRGKYPQHLLNYFERRGFALDITADDIAALQQGCVDYIGFSYYMSFATKATPDNPQLDYDESKSLVSNPYVQKSDWGWQIDPVGLRYSLNWFWDHYQLPLFIVENGFGAIDVQESDGTVNDQYRIDYLAAHISEMKKAVVEDGVDLMGYTPWGCIDLVSAGTGEMKKRYGFIFVDKDNEGHGTLNRSKKKSFEWYQNVIATNGESL; translated from the coding sequence ATGCCAGTATTCAAAGAAGGTTTTCTGTGGGGTGGCGCGGTCGCGGCACATCAGCTGGAAGGCGGCTGGAAAGAGGGCGGCAAGGGTGTCAGCGTTGCCGATGTGATGACCGTTGGCGCCCATGGCGTACCGCGAGAAATCACCAACGGCGTTTTGCCGGGTAAAAACTACCCAAACCACGAAGCCATCGACTTTTACCATCGCTATAAAGAAGACATCAAACTTTTTGCCGAGCTGGGCTTTAAATGTTTCCGCACCTCGATTGCCTGGACACGCCTTTTCCCGAATGGTGATGAGCTGGAACCCAATGAAGCCGGTTTGCAGTTCTATGACGATCTGTTCGACGAATGCCGGAAATACGGTATCGAGCCGGTGATTACCCTTTCCCACTTTGAGATGCCCTACCATCTGGTCACTGAATACGGCGGCTGGCGTAATCGTAAGCTGATCGATTTCTTTGTGCGTTTCGCAACGGTGGCTTTTGAGCGCTACCAGCACAAAGTGAAGTACTGGATGACGTTTAACGAGATCAACAATCAGGCTAATTTCCACGAAGATTTCGCGCCCTTTACCAACTCCGGTCTGAAGTATGAGCCGGGTGAAGATCGCGAGCCGGTCATGTTCCAGGCGGCGCATTATGAACTGGTGGCGAGCGCGCTGGCGGTCAAAGCCGGACGTGAAATTAATCCGTCGCTGCAAATCGGCTGCATGATCGCGATGTGTCCAATCTATCCCCTGAGCTGCGCGCCGAACGACATCATGATGGCGATGAACGCCATGCACCGTCGCTACTGGTTCACCGACGTGCATGTCCGTGGAAAATATCCTCAGCACCTGCTCAACTACTTTGAACGTCGCGGCTTTGCGCTGGACATCACGGCAGACGATATTGCCGCGCTGCAACAAGGCTGTGTGGATTACATCGGTTTCAGCTATTACATGTCGTTCGCCACCAAAGCGACGCCAGATAACCCGCAGCTGGATTACGACGAAAGTAAAAGTCTGGTTTCCAATCCGTACGTGCAAAAATCTGACTGGGGCTGGCAGATTGATCCGGTTGGGCTGCGTTATTCCCTGAACTGGTTCTGGGATCACTATCAGCTGCCGCTGTTTATTGTTGAAAATGGCTTCGGTGCCATTGACGTGCAGGAAAGCGACGGCACGGTGAACGATCAGTACCGCATTGATTATCTTGCCGCGCATATCAGTGAGATGAAAAAAGCCGTCGTTGAAGATGGCGTCGATCTGATGGGCTACACCCCGTGGGGTTGCATCGATCTGGTTTCTGCTGGAACCGGCGAGATGAAAAAACGCTACGGGTTCATCTTCGTTGATAAAGATAACGAAGGCCACGGCACGCTTAATCGCAGCAAGAAAAAGTCTTTTGAGTGGTATCAGAACGTGATTGCGACCAACGGCGAGTCGCTCTAA
- the purN gene encoding phosphoribosylglycinamide formyltransferase: MKNIVVLISGNGSNLQAIIDACKQKQINGTLRAVFSNKADAFGLERAREAHIPAHALEAAQFASREAFDRELVQEIDAYAPDVVVLAGYMRILSPAFVSHYSGRLLNIHPSLLPKYPGLYTHRQVLENGDEEHGTSVHFVTDELDGGPVILQAKVPVFDGDNEDDITDRVQAQEHAIYPLVVSWFVDGRLEMREHAAWLDGVKLPPQGHASEE, translated from the coding sequence ATGAAAAATATAGTGGTGCTCATTTCCGGTAACGGAAGCAATTTGCAGGCAATCATTGACGCCTGCAAACAGAAACAGATTAATGGCACCCTACGCGCAGTTTTCAGCAACAAGGCCGATGCGTTCGGCCTTGAGCGCGCACGCGAAGCGCACATCCCCGCGCACGCGCTTGAAGCCGCTCAGTTTGCCAGCCGCGAAGCGTTTGACCGCGAACTGGTCCAGGAAATTGACGCCTATGCACCAGATGTCGTGGTGCTCGCCGGTTACATGCGAATTCTTAGCCCCGCGTTTGTCTCGCATTATTCCGGACGCCTGCTGAACATCCACCCTTCTCTTCTGCCAAAATATCCGGGTCTGTATACCCACCGTCAGGTGCTGGAAAATGGTGATGAGGAACATGGCACGTCGGTGCATTTTGTCACCGATGAGCTGGATGGCGGGCCGGTTATTCTGCAGGCCAAAGTCCCGGTGTTTGATGGCGACAACGAAGATGACATTACGGATCGCGTTCAGGCGCAGGAACATGCCATTTACCCGCTTGTGGTGAGCTGGTTCGTCGATGGGCGCCTGGAGATGCGTGAACACGCAGCCTGGCTCGATGGCGTAAAACTGCCCCCTCAGGGGCATGCTTCAGAAGAATGA
- the pepA_1 gene encoding leucyl aminopeptidase: MTTYQFISALSQAEPEGHLIARASCSQLPDTALLHEMRDAKNVADTRFGCAPFARITLLPDALWQDNSGESLLAALRPLFSAPASENVIIDVTHVDDTVLAKLLRFLFNQAHRLSDLQLKKTDSSAIRLRHITALCLPEQQERLTSVFLQEQATANGMIAARRLSDMPSDRCTPQFVVEESQRFCAAFPSLRCEVLDEQQIIDQGMGLLHAVGKGATCPPRLLAIHYDGIKDGPVRCYVGKGITFDTGGLWLKDGAGMYTMKYDMCGAANVMGLMLTIAELNLPVRVMGVLALAENAIGPDAMQPGTVARACNGMTVEINNTDAEGRLVLADAIAWASQRHPQAHYIIDIATLTGAVVKALGYELSGLMTQDERLRDHLTRAGIKSGDEVWSLPLDARLKKQTESAIADLCNTPTNNAAISASAAWLLHHFCPPQIPWAHLDISGTALWRESGRSVASGRPIPLLVEHLLLDIKIMDEWIEMHQKRQRL, encoded by the coding sequence ATGACGACTTATCAGTTCATTAGCGCCCTTTCCCAGGCGGAGCCTGAGGGCCATTTGATTGCCCGCGCGTCATGCAGCCAGCTACCCGATACCGCCTTGCTGCATGAGATGCGCGACGCAAAAAATGTCGCCGATACCCGCTTCGGCTGTGCGCCGTTTGCGCGCATCACCCTTCTGCCGGACGCATTGTGGCAGGACAATTCAGGCGAAAGTTTGCTCGCTGCGCTGCGGCCCCTTTTTTCTGCTCCGGCAAGCGAAAACGTGATTATTGACGTCACTCACGTTGATGACACCGTACTGGCGAAGCTGCTGCGTTTTCTGTTCAACCAGGCGCATCGGCTCAGCGATTTGCAGTTGAAAAAGACGGATTCCTCGGCAATTCGCCTTCGCCACATCACCGCACTGTGTCTGCCCGAGCAGCAAGAACGTTTAACGTCGGTTTTCCTTCAGGAACAGGCGACGGCGAACGGGATGATCGCCGCGCGGCGGCTATCGGATATGCCCTCTGACCGTTGCACGCCGCAGTTTGTGGTCGAGGAATCGCAAAGATTTTGTGCCGCTTTCCCTTCCCTGCGCTGCGAAGTACTTGATGAACAGCAGATTATTGATCAAGGGATGGGGCTGCTGCATGCCGTTGGTAAAGGCGCTACCTGCCCACCACGACTGCTGGCAATCCATTACGACGGTATCAAGGACGGCCCGGTGCGTTGTTACGTCGGTAAAGGCATCACGTTTGATACCGGGGGTCTGTGGCTTAAAGACGGTGCGGGCATGTACACCATGAAATACGACATGTGCGGTGCAGCAAACGTGATGGGGCTCATGCTGACTATCGCTGAGCTGAATCTGCCTGTGCGGGTGATGGGCGTACTGGCGCTGGCGGAAAATGCGATCGGGCCAGACGCGATGCAGCCCGGTACGGTGGCGCGCGCCTGCAACGGCATGACGGTAGAAATTAATAACACCGACGCTGAAGGGCGATTAGTGCTGGCCGATGCCATTGCGTGGGCGAGCCAGCGTCATCCGCAGGCGCATTATATTATCGACATAGCAACCCTGACGGGCGCGGTGGTGAAGGCGCTGGGATATGAACTAAGTGGTTTGATGACGCAGGATGAGCGTTTAAGGGATCATTTAACCCGAGCAGGAATCAAGAGCGGAGACGAAGTGTGGTCGCTGCCGTTGGATGCGCGGCTGAAAAAACAGACTGAAAGCGCGATCGCCGATCTGTGTAATACGCCCACCAACAATGCCGCGATAAGTGCGTCGGCGGCGTGGTTATTACATCATTTTTGCCCGCCGCAAATTCCGTGGGCACATCTGGATATCAGCGGTACGGCGTTATGGCGCGAAAGTGGCCGTAGCGTGGCATCAGGCAGACCGATTCCGCTATTGGTGGAACATTTGTTGCTCGATATTAAAATAATGGATGAATGGATCGAAATGCATCAAAAAAGGCAGAGGTTGTAG
- the purM gene encoding phosphoribosylaminoimidazole synthetase encodes MTNKTSLSYKDAGVDIDAGNALVDRIKGVVKKTRRPEVMGGLGGFGALCALPQKYREPVLVSGTDGVGTKLRLAMDLKRHDTIGIDLVAMCVNDLVVQGAEPLFFLDYYATGKLDVDTAASVITGIAEGCLQSGCSLVGGETAEMPGMYHGEDYDVAGFCVGVVEKSEIIDGSKVTDGDVLIALGSSGPHSNGYSLVRKILEVSGSNPETIELEGKPLADHLLAPTRIYVKNILELIENVDVHAIAHLTGGGFWENIPRVLPDNTQAVIDESSWQWPAVFNWLQTAGNVSQHEMYRTFNCGVGMLIALPASEADNAISLMQAKGENAWKIGIIKASDSDERVVIE; translated from the coding sequence GTGACCAACAAAACTTCTCTCAGCTACAAAGATGCCGGTGTTGATATTGACGCAGGTAATGCGCTGGTTGACCGAATCAAAGGTGTGGTGAAAAAGACCCGCCGTCCTGAAGTGATGGGCGGTCTGGGTGGATTCGGCGCACTGTGTGCACTGCCGCAAAAATATCGCGAACCTGTTCTGGTTTCTGGCACTGACGGCGTGGGAACGAAACTGCGTCTGGCAATGGATCTTAAACGCCACGACACCATCGGTATCGATTTGGTCGCTATGTGTGTCAATGACCTGGTCGTACAGGGTGCTGAGCCGCTGTTCTTCCTCGACTATTACGCCACCGGCAAACTCGACGTTGATACCGCAGCAAGCGTAATCACCGGGATCGCTGAAGGCTGTCTGCAGTCTGGCTGTTCGCTGGTCGGTGGTGAAACGGCAGAAATGCCGGGGATGTACCACGGTGAAGATTATGACGTCGCGGGATTCTGCGTCGGTGTAGTAGAAAAATCAGAAATTATCGATGGCAGCAAAGTGACCGATGGCGATGTGCTGATTGCGCTGGGATCCAGCGGCCCGCACTCTAACGGTTACTCGCTGGTGCGTAAAATCCTCGAGGTGAGTGGAAGCAATCCAGAAACTATCGAGCTTGAAGGCAAGCCGCTGGCCGATCACCTGCTCGCGCCAACCCGCATCTACGTCAAAAATATTCTTGAGCTGATTGAGAACGTTGATGTTCATGCCATCGCCCACCTGACCGGTGGCGGATTCTGGGAAAATATCCCGCGTGTTCTTCCTGATAATACCCAGGCCGTGATTGACGAATCCTCATGGCAGTGGCCAGCCGTGTTCAACTGGCTGCAAACAGCGGGTAACGTTAGCCAGCACGAGATGTATCGCACCTTCAACTGCGGCGTTGGGATGCTCATCGCGCTGCCAGCCAGTGAAGCAGACAATGCCATTAGCCTGATGCAGGCAAAAGGTGAAAACGCGTGGAAAATCGGTATCATCAAAGCCTCTGATTCCGACGAGCGTGTGGTCATTGAATGA
- a CDS encoding peptidase T2, asparaginase 2, with protein sequence MWGIIATWRMALEGVTESAAALAAGKPVSTAVVDAVATVEDFPFYKSVGYGGLPTENGDVELDAAYMDGDTLAFGAVGNLVDIANPIRVAHALSRQRYNSLLVGQGAREWALSQGFADKKMLTDRALQHYRKRCRETLDKGLSPYNGHDTVGIIGLDSHGSMSVATSTSGLFMKKRGRLGDSPIIGSGFYCDSETGAATATGVGEDLMKGCTSYEIVRRMAQGMTPQQAADSVVFELEDKLMSRFGRVGDLSVVCMNSKGEFGAATNIKTFSFVVATARQPLTVFRTERQHEKTHYQPVDDLWMQDYAARIRAPIEE encoded by the coding sequence ATGTGGGGAATTATTGCGACCTGGCGAATGGCGCTGGAAGGGGTCACGGAGTCGGCAGCGGCCCTGGCTGCGGGAAAGCCGGTTTCAACGGCGGTGGTCGATGCCGTCGCGACCGTCGAGGACTTCCCGTTTTATAAGTCCGTCGGTTATGGCGGTCTGCCAACCGAGAACGGTGACGTTGAGCTGGATGCCGCCTATATGGATGGCGACACGCTGGCCTTCGGCGCAGTCGGCAATCTGGTCGACATCGCGAATCCGATCCGCGTGGCGCATGCCTTGAGTCGCCAGCGCTATAACAGTCTGCTGGTTGGTCAGGGTGCGCGTGAATGGGCGCTCAGTCAGGGCTTCGCCGACAAGAAAATGCTCACCGACAGAGCGTTGCAGCACTATCGCAAGCGCTGTCGTGAAACGCTGGATAAAGGATTAAGCCCCTATAACGGGCACGATACGGTCGGGATTATCGGGCTGGATAGTCACGGTTCGATGAGCGTCGCCACGTCCACCAGCGGTCTGTTCATGAAAAAGCGCGGGCGACTAGGCGATTCGCCCATCATTGGCTCCGGTTTTTACTGCGACAGCGAAACGGGTGCGGCGACCGCAACAGGCGTGGGAGAAGACCTGATGAAAGGCTGTACCAGCTACGAAATCGTACGTCGTATGGCTCAGGGTATGACCCCGCAGCAGGCGGCGGATTCCGTGGTCTTCGAACTGGAAGACAAGCTGATGTCGCGCTTCGGGCGCGTGGGCGATCTCTCGGTGGTCTGCATGAATAGCAAAGGGGAATTTGGCGCAGCAACCAATATCAAGACGTTCTCGTTTGTCGTCGCCACTGCGCGTCAGCCCCTCACCGTTTTTCGCACCGAGCGTCAGCATGAGAAAACCCATTATCAGCCTGTCGATGACCTGTGGATGCAGGATTATGCCGCACGCATTCGTGCGCCGATTGAGGAGTAA
- the yfgD gene encoding arsenate reductase, which yields MSDAVKIYHNPRCSKSRETLELVKSKGVEPEVVLYLETPPDAQTLRQLLSMLNMTSARELMRQKEDLYRSLNLANSQLTEDELIQAMVDNPKLIERPIVVAHGKARIGRPPEAVLDILN from the coding sequence ATGTCAGACGCGGTAAAAATTTATCATAACCCACGCTGCTCCAAGAGCCGCGAAACGCTTGAACTGGTGAAGTCAAAAGGCGTCGAACCGGAAGTGGTACTGTATCTGGAGACGCCGCCAGACGCACAGACTCTCCGCCAACTGTTGAGCATGCTGAATATGACAAGCGCGCGGGAACTCATGCGCCAGAAAGAAGATCTGTATAGGTCGTTAAATCTGGCGAACAGCCAGCTGACGGAAGATGAGCTGATTCAGGCAATGGTCGACAATCCGAAACTGATTGAACGCCCAATTGTCGTCGCGCATGGCAAGGCGCGTATTGGCCGTCCGCCGGAAGCTGTGCTCGATATCCTCAACTAA
- the uraA_1 gene encoding uracil transporter: MLFCVVAFIVKKAGTGWLDVMFPPAAMGAIVAVIGLELAGVAANMAGLLPADGQSPDSKTIIISLVTLGVTVFGSVLFRGFMAIIPILIGVLAGYALSFAMGVVDTSAIAQAHWFALPTFYTPRFEWFAIFTILPAALVVIAEHVGHLVVTANIVKKDLIRDPGLHRSMFANGLSTMISGFFGSTPNTTYGENIGVMAITRVYSTWVIGGAAIFAILLSCVGKLAAAIQIIPVPVIGGVSLLLYGVIGASGIRVLIESKVDYNKTQNLILTSVILIIGVSGAKVHIGAAELKGMALATIVGVGLSLIFKLISVLRPEEEILDAEDSENVSH, encoded by the coding sequence GTGTTGTTCTGCGTTGTTGCCTTTATCGTCAAAAAAGCCGGTACCGGCTGGCTGGACGTGATGTTCCCTCCTGCGGCGATGGGCGCAATCGTTGCCGTCATTGGTCTTGAGCTCGCAGGCGTCGCTGCAAACATGGCGGGTCTGTTGCCGGCCGATGGGCAATCGCCTGACTCTAAAACCATTATCATCTCGCTGGTCACCCTGGGTGTGACCGTGTTTGGTTCCGTCCTGTTCCGCGGTTTTATGGCAATTATCCCGATTCTGATCGGGGTGCTGGCGGGCTACGCGCTCTCCTTTGCGATGGGCGTGGTCGACACCTCGGCGATTGCGCAAGCGCACTGGTTTGCATTGCCAACGTTCTACACCCCGCGCTTTGAATGGTTTGCTATCTTCACTATTCTGCCTGCCGCGCTGGTGGTGATTGCCGAGCACGTTGGCCATCTGGTGGTGACGGCGAATATTGTTAAAAAAGACCTGATCCGTGACCCTGGTCTGCATCGCTCGATGTTTGCGAATGGGCTTTCTACCATGATCTCCGGTTTCTTTGGCTCAACGCCAAATACGACTTACGGTGAAAACATCGGTGTGATGGCGATAACCCGCGTCTACAGCACCTGGGTAATCGGCGGGGCGGCAATTTTTGCGATCCTGCTCTCCTGTGTTGGAAAGCTGGCGGCAGCCATTCAGATCATCCCTGTTCCGGTCATCGGCGGTGTGTCTTTGCTGCTTTACGGCGTGATTGGTGCGTCCGGTATTCGCGTGCTGATTGAATCCAAAGTGGATTACAATAAAACGCAAAACCTGATCCTGACCTCGGTCATTCTGATCATCGGCGTGAGCGGTGCGAAGGTGCATATCGGTGCGGCAGAGCTGAAAGGCATGGCGCTGGCCACCATCGTTGGCGTGGGGCTGAGCCTGATCTTCAAACTGATCTCCGTACTGCGTCCTGAAGAAGAAATTTTGGACGCGGAAGACAGCGAAAACGTGTCACATTGA
- the hda gene encoding DnaA regulatory inactivator Hda has translation MDDPPGSLIAGSVVNSSPILRKTLIEVFLNGPAQLSLPLYLPDDETFASFWPGDNPSLLAALQNVLRQDHSGYIYIWSREGAGRSHLLHAACAELSQRGDAVGYVPLDKRTWFVPEVLDGMEHLSLVCIDNIECIAGDEQWEMAMFNLYNRILESGKTRLLITGDRPPRQLNLGLPDLASRLDWGQIYKLQPLSDEDKLQALQLRSRLRGFELPEDVGRFLLKRLDREMRTLFDTLDQLDHASITAQRKLTIPFVKDTLKL, from the coding sequence GTGGACGATCCGCCCGGTTCTCTCATTGCAGGTTCCGTGGTAAACTCTTCGCCGATTTTACGTAAGACCTTAATCGAGGTATTTCTGAACGGACCGGCACAGCTCTCTCTGCCACTTTATCTTCCTGACGACGAAACTTTCGCGAGTTTTTGGCCGGGTGATAACCCCTCTTTACTGGCTGCGCTGCAAAACGTGCTGCGCCAGGATCACAGCGGATACATTTATATCTGGTCACGCGAAGGCGCGGGACGCAGCCATCTTTTGCATGCCGCCTGTGCTGAGCTTTCGCAACGTGGTGATGCGGTTGGCTATGTGCCGCTGGACAAGCGCACGTGGTTCGTACCGGAAGTGCTCGACGGCATGGAACATCTTTCGCTGGTGTGCATCGACAATATCGAATGTATTGCCGGGGATGAGCAGTGGGAAATGGCGATGTTCAATCTGTATAACCGGATTCTGGAATCGGGCAAAACCCGTTTACTGATCACCGGCGATCGCCCGCCGCGCCAGCTCAATCTTGGCTTACCGGATCTGGCATCTCGCCTGGATTGGGGGCAAATCTACAAGCTGCAGCCGCTGTCCGACGAAGATAAGCTTCAGGCGTTACAGCTGCGTTCACGCCTGCGTGGATTTGAGCTTCCTGAAGACGTGGGCCGTTTTCTGCTTAAGCGCCTGGATCGCGAAATGCGTACACTCTTTGATACGTTGGATCAGCTCGATCATGCGTCGATTACCGCCCAGCGTAAGCTGACGATCCCGTTTGTGAAAGACACACTGAAACTATAA
- the uraA_2 gene encoding uracil transporter, protein MTRRTIGVSERPPLLQTIPLSLQHLFAMFGATVLVPILFHINPATVLLFNGVGTLLYLFICKGKIPAYLGSSFAFISPVLLLLPLGYEVALGGFIMCACCSALLPLSSKKPVPAGWT, encoded by the coding sequence ATGACGCGCCGTACTATCGGGGTGAGTGAAAGACCGCCGCTTTTGCAAACAATCCCGCTTAGTTTGCAGCACCTGTTTGCCATGTTTGGCGCAACCGTGCTGGTGCCAATCCTGTTTCACATTAACCCGGCCACCGTGCTGCTGTTCAACGGCGTCGGTACGCTGCTTTATCTCTTCATCTGTAAAGGAAAAATCCCAGCGTATCTGGGTTCAAGCTTTGCGTTTATTTCGCCGGTTCTGCTGCTGTTGCCGTTAGGATACGAAGTGGCATTGGGCGGTTTCATCATGTGCGCGTGTTGTTCTGCGTTGTTGCCTTTATCGTCAAAAAAGCCGGTACCGGCTGGCTGGACGTGA
- the upp gene encoding uracil phosphoribosyltransferase encodes MKIVEVKHPLVKHKLGLMREHDISTKRFRELASEVGSLLTYEATSDLATEKVTIEGWNGPVQVEQIKGKKITVVPILRAGLGMMEGVLEHVPSARISVVGIYRNEETLEPVPYFQKLVSNIDERMALVVDPMLATGGSMIATIDLLKNAGCNSIKVLVLVAAPEGIAALEKRTRTLSCTRLLSTRV; translated from the coding sequence ATGAAGATTGTGGAAGTGAAGCACCCACTCGTTAAACACAAGCTGGGCCTGATGCGTGAGCATGACATCAGCACGAAGCGTTTTCGCGAACTGGCCTCTGAAGTTGGAAGCTTACTCACTTACGAAGCAACATCCGATCTGGCCACAGAAAAAGTGACCATTGAGGGCTGGAACGGTCCGGTTCAGGTTGAGCAGATCAAAGGTAAAAAAATTACCGTTGTGCCAATCCTGCGCGCAGGTCTGGGTATGATGGAAGGCGTGCTGGAGCATGTCCCGAGCGCGCGCATCAGCGTTGTCGGCATCTACCGTAATGAAGAAACCCTTGAGCCTGTTCCGTATTTCCAGAAGCTGGTTTCTAACATCGATGAGCGTATGGCGCTGGTCGTTGACCCTATGCTGGCAACCGGTGGTTCGATGATTGCGACTATCGATCTGCTGAAAAACGCCGGTTGTAACAGCATTAAAGTGCTGGTGCTGGTTGCGGCTCCAGAAGGTATTGCGGCGCTGGAAAAGCGCACCCGGACGTTGAGCTGTACACGGCTTCTATCGACCAGGGTCTGA